One Streptomyces sp. R28 DNA window includes the following coding sequences:
- a CDS encoding carbohydrate ABC transporter permease — protein sequence MAAVTTTTTEIRPVRRRFSLGRVAAWTVMGLIVLITLLPFYWILRTALSTNAGLGADPANPLPVDLSTSGFERALGLQSAKEAVAQGGAGGGLDFWRYLLNSVIVSTLITGCQIFFSAMAAYAFARLRWRGRDKVFGLFLAGLMVPTIFTLLPNFVLIKQLHLVDTLLGIALPSLFMTPFAVFFLRQFFMNIPSEVEEAALLDGAGKVKIFFRVILPMASTPVITLSVLTYITSWNDYFWPLMVSYSDSSRVLTVALAIFRAQTPATGVDWSGLTAATLIAALPMLVLFACFARRIVSSIGFTGIK from the coding sequence GTGGCTGCCGTGACCACCACGACGACCGAGATACGTCCGGTCAGGCGCAGGTTCTCCCTCGGCCGGGTCGCCGCCTGGACCGTGATGGGCCTGATCGTCCTCATCACCCTGCTGCCGTTCTACTGGATCCTGCGCACCGCGCTGTCCACCAACGCCGGCCTGGGCGCGGACCCGGCGAACCCCCTGCCGGTCGATCTCAGCACGAGCGGCTTCGAACGCGCCCTCGGGCTGCAGTCCGCCAAGGAGGCGGTCGCCCAGGGCGGCGCCGGCGGCGGGCTGGACTTCTGGCGCTATCTGCTCAACTCGGTGATCGTCTCGACACTGATCACGGGCTGCCAGATCTTCTTCTCGGCGATGGCCGCCTACGCCTTCGCGCGGCTGCGCTGGCGCGGCCGGGACAAGGTGTTCGGTCTGTTCCTGGCCGGGCTGATGGTGCCGACCATCTTCACGCTGCTGCCGAACTTCGTGCTCATCAAGCAACTCCACCTCGTGGACACGCTGCTCGGCATAGCCCTGCCCAGCCTCTTCATGACGCCGTTCGCGGTCTTCTTCCTTCGGCAGTTCTTCATGAACATCCCCAGCGAGGTCGAGGAGGCGGCGCTGCTCGACGGCGCGGGCAAGGTCAAGATCTTCTTCCGGGTGATCCTGCCGATGGCGTCCACGCCGGTCATCACGCTGTCCGTGCTGACGTACATCACCTCCTGGAACGACTACTTCTGGCCGCTGATGGTCTCCTACAGCGACAGCTCGCGCGTGCTGACCGTGGCGCTGGCGATCTTCCGGGCGCAGACCCCGGCGACCGGCGTCGACTGGTCCGGGCTCACGGCGGCGACGCTGATCGCCGCGCTCCCGATGCTGGTGCTCTTCGCCTGCTTCGCCCGCCGCATCGTCAGCTCCATCGGCTTCACCGGGATCAAGTGA
- a CDS encoding carbohydrate ABC transporter permease yields the protein MTIASSSPPSRLPVGGAEGAGTKPRTRRARSRESQGDGRLAAVFIAPAMLGFLVFLLWPTLRGVYLSFTRFNLLTPPEWVGLDNYVRMVHDPIFWDSLTVTVEYVVINIGVQTVAALAIAVLLQRLTQSAMLRGIVLTPYLMSNVVAGLVWLWILDTQLGIGNEIISAIGFDRIPFLNDETWAIPTIALINVWRHVGYTALLLFAGLQAIPNDVYEAAKVDGASEWRMFWRITMPLLRPVLAVVLIMTVIGSFQVFDTVAVTTAGGPANATNVLQYYIYGSAFGRFQFGYASAMSVALLVVLSAITVLQYRLTRAGQTDLG from the coding sequence ATGACCATCGCCTCCAGCAGCCCTCCGTCGCGTCTGCCTGTGGGCGGCGCCGAGGGGGCAGGGACCAAGCCGAGGACGCGGCGGGCGCGCTCCCGCGAGAGTCAGGGGGACGGGCGGCTGGCCGCGGTCTTCATCGCTCCGGCGATGCTGGGCTTCCTGGTCTTCCTGCTCTGGCCGACGCTGCGGGGCGTCTATCTGAGTTTCACCCGCTTCAACCTGCTCACGCCGCCCGAGTGGGTGGGCCTGGACAACTACGTACGGATGGTCCACGACCCGATCTTCTGGGACTCGCTGACGGTCACCGTCGAGTACGTGGTGATCAACATCGGCGTGCAGACGGTCGCCGCGCTCGCGATCGCCGTGCTGCTGCAGCGGCTCACCCAGTCGGCGATGCTGCGGGGCATCGTGCTCACCCCGTATCTGATGTCGAACGTCGTCGCGGGCCTGGTCTGGCTGTGGATCCTCGACACCCAGCTCGGTATCGGCAACGAGATCATCAGCGCGATCGGGTTCGACCGCATCCCCTTCCTCAACGACGAGACCTGGGCCATCCCGACCATCGCCCTGATCAACGTCTGGCGGCACGTCGGCTACACCGCGCTGCTGCTCTTCGCCGGTCTGCAGGCGATCCCGAACGACGTCTACGAGGCGGCGAAGGTGGACGGCGCGAGTGAGTGGCGGATGTTCTGGCGGATCACCATGCCGCTGCTGCGGCCGGTGCTGGCCGTCGTACTGATCATGACTGTGATCGGTTCGTTCCAGGTCTTCGACACCGTGGCCGTGACCACCGCGGGCGGTCCGGCGAACGCGACCAACGTCCTTCAGTACTACATCTACGGCTCCGCCTTCGGCCGCTTCCAGTTCGGCTACGCCTCGGCGATGTCCGTCGCCCTGCTGGTCGTGCTGAGCGCGATCACCGTCCTGCAGTACCGGCTCACCCGGGCCGGCCAGACCGACCTCGGCTGA
- a CDS encoding ROK family protein — protein sequence MTAVAASWLPLSPGERSVAIEVLLGGPVSRTELARRLDLSAGSLTRLTKPLIESGLLVEVPEAGAPAEVRQGRPSQPLDVVAESRSFIGFKITEDMVYGVVTTLRSEIVARYDRPLATHDPAGVVDLLGEMVDELAGSHPRLAGIGIGVGGLVEDRAVVGESPFLHWRDVPLAELVEERTGLPVVVENDVAALVEAETWFGAGRGLDRFVVLTIGAGIGYGLVLGGKRVPYAEEDRGFGRHWIVNPNGPLTPDGARGSAVSLLTIPNIRYQVQAATGRDRTYEEILELAAAGEPMSSRVIEEAARALGTLVAQIGNFVLPQKVLLAGEGVGLMEVAGKTVTDTIRAHRHPLAAPIDLETKVSDFHDWARGAAVLAIQVLVLGAADA from the coding sequence ATGACCGCAGTAGCCGCCAGTTGGCTCCCCCTCAGCCCCGGTGAACGCTCGGTTGCGATCGAGGTGCTCCTCGGTGGCCCGGTGTCGCGCACCGAACTCGCCCGGCGGCTCGATCTGTCCGCGGGCAGCCTCACCCGGCTGACCAAACCGCTGATCGAGTCGGGTCTCCTCGTCGAGGTCCCCGAGGCGGGCGCCCCGGCGGAGGTGCGCCAGGGCCGCCCGTCGCAGCCGCTGGACGTGGTCGCCGAGTCACGCTCCTTCATCGGTTTCAAGATCACCGAGGACATGGTCTACGGCGTCGTCACCACCCTCAGGAGCGAGATCGTCGCCCGCTATGACCGCCCCCTCGCCACCCATGACCCCGCCGGGGTCGTGGACCTGCTGGGGGAGATGGTCGACGAGCTCGCCGGCAGCCACCCCCGGCTCGCCGGTATCGGCATCGGTGTGGGCGGTCTCGTCGAGGACCGTGCCGTGGTCGGGGAGTCCCCGTTCCTGCACTGGCGCGACGTCCCGCTCGCCGAACTGGTCGAGGAGCGCACGGGGTTGCCGGTCGTCGTGGAGAACGACGTGGCCGCCCTGGTCGAGGCGGAGACCTGGTTCGGCGCCGGCCGCGGCCTCGACCGCTTCGTCGTCCTCACCATCGGCGCCGGCATCGGCTACGGGCTGGTCCTGGGCGGCAAGCGGGTGCCGTACGCCGAGGAGGACCGGGGCTTCGGGCGGCACTGGATCGTGAACCCCAACGGCCCGCTCACCCCCGACGGGGCACGCGGCAGCGCCGTCTCCCTGCTGACCATCCCCAACATCCGCTACCAGGTGCAGGCCGCTACCGGTCGTGACCGCACGTACGAGGAGATCCTCGAGCTCGCCGCGGCGGGCGAGCCGATGTCCTCCCGGGTCATCGAGGAGGCGGCCCGCGCCCTGGGCACCCTGGTCGCCCAGATCGGCAACTTCGTGCTGCCGCAGAAGGTCCTGCTCGCCGGAGAGGGGGTGGGGCTGATGGAGGTCGCCGGCAAGACTGTGACGGACACCATCCGCGCCCATCGGCACCCGCTGGCCGCCCCGATCGACCTCGAGACCAAGGTGTCCGACTTTCACGACTGGGCGCGTGGCGCCGCCGTTCTCGCGATCCAGGTGCTGGTGCTCGGGGCGGCGGACGCCTGA